In one Streptomyces sp. T12 genomic region, the following are encoded:
- a CDS encoding HAMP domain-containing sensor histidine kinase, which translates to MRLALPQWAGPLAVKAAVFITVMCCALAALLGILVHVSVTNQTVGQARDLALSRLEDATTAFEAGDPLGHGVRLDPPELPDSLRELAVAGERGTMVADHHGRPTMWAAGPADGERALAVEVDYSQQTRTIEGLDRAILWSSGLAIGATLLVGAFAVTRVTRRLHATARVARRISGGDLDARVDDPRTKDPTRPQDEVAAVAAALDSMASSLQSKLLSEQRFTADVAHELRTPLTGLHAAAELLPPGRPTELVRDRVAALRTLTEDLLEISRLDSGRERLESDAEPLAALAERVVRGSGTDTEVVVVRDAVVETDRRRLERVLGNLVANAHKHGRGPVSVTVDGPVVTVRDHGVGYPEYLVAHGPQRFRTEGGAKGHGLGLTIALGQAEVLGARLTFANAVDGGAVATLTLR; encoded by the coding sequence ATGAGGCTCGCGCTCCCCCAGTGGGCCGGCCCGCTCGCCGTGAAGGCCGCCGTCTTCATCACGGTGATGTGCTGCGCGCTCGCGGCACTGCTCGGCATCCTCGTGCACGTCTCGGTGACGAACCAGACCGTCGGTCAGGCCCGCGACCTCGCACTGTCCCGGCTGGAGGACGCGACGACGGCGTTCGAGGCCGGGGACCCGCTCGGGCACGGCGTCCGCCTGGATCCGCCGGAGCTGCCGGATTCGCTGCGGGAGCTGGCGGTGGCCGGGGAGCGCGGCACGATGGTCGCCGACCACCACGGGCGCCCCACGATGTGGGCGGCGGGCCCGGCCGACGGCGAGCGAGCGCTCGCGGTCGAGGTCGACTACTCGCAGCAGACGCGCACCATCGAGGGGCTGGACCGGGCGATCCTGTGGTCGTCGGGGCTGGCGATCGGGGCGACGCTGCTGGTGGGCGCGTTCGCGGTGACCCGGGTGACGCGGCGGCTGCACGCCACGGCCCGGGTGGCCCGGCGGATCAGCGGCGGCGACCTGGACGCGCGGGTCGACGATCCCCGTACGAAGGATCCGACCAGGCCGCAGGACGAGGTGGCCGCCGTCGCCGCCGCCCTCGACTCGATGGCGTCCTCGCTGCAGAGCAAGCTGCTGTCCGAGCAGCGGTTCACCGCGGACGTGGCGCACGAGCTGCGTACGCCGCTGACCGGGCTGCACGCGGCGGCCGAGCTGCTGCCGCCCGGGCGGCCGACGGAGCTGGTGCGGGACCGGGTGGCCGCGCTGCGCACGCTGACCGAGGATCTGCTGGAGATCTCGCGGCTGGACTCCGGGCGTGAACGGCTGGAGTCGGACGCCGAGCCGCTCGCGGCGCTCGCGGAGCGGGTGGTGCGCGGGTCCGGGACCGACACGGAGGTCGTCGTCGTACGGGACGCCGTGGTGGAGACCGACCGGCGGCGGCTGGAGCGGGTGCTCGGGAACCTGGTGGCGAACGCGCACAAGCACGGGCGGGGACCGGTGTCCGTGACCGTGGACGGGCCGGTGGTCACCGTGCGGGACCACGGCGTCGGCTACCCGGAATATCTCGTCGCGCATGGGCCGCAGCGGTTCCGCACGGAGGGCGGAGCCAAGGGGCACGGGCTGGGGCTGACCATCGCGTTGGGGCAGGCGGAGGTGCTCGGCGCGCGGCTGACGTTCGCCAACGCGGTGGACGGCGGGGCCGTGGCCACGCTGACGCTCCGCTAG
- a CDS encoding dual specificity protein phosphatase family protein, translating to MRTRRKQPDVPAPDSPWSEIVPGLWMGGHEFRGPSGQLEFAVVQDEFDLVQTLLRLPGHGPDPGVEHHVWPIPDGPLDGTQLAGVIRLAEAACEALDEGHRVLVRCYHGYNRSGLVIAHTLVRRSHSAEQAIRLIRSRRSPWALHNELFVDYLRAGLSTARLLEELAE from the coding sequence TTGCGTACCCGCAGGAAGCAACCCGACGTACCGGCTCCGGACAGCCCGTGGAGCGAGATCGTGCCCGGCCTGTGGATGGGCGGGCACGAGTTCCGGGGGCCGTCGGGACAACTGGAGTTCGCCGTCGTGCAGGACGAGTTCGATCTCGTACAGACTCTGCTGCGCCTGCCGGGGCACGGACCCGATCCCGGGGTCGAGCACCATGTGTGGCCGATTCCCGACGGACCGCTGGACGGGACCCAGCTCGCCGGGGTGATACGGCTGGCGGAGGCGGCGTGCGAGGCGCTGGACGAGGGCCACAGGGTCCTCGTTCGCTGTTACCACGGGTACAACCGCTCGGGGCTCGTCATCGCGCACACCCTGGTCCGCCGGAGCCACTCCGCCGAGCAGGCGATCCGGCTGATACGCTCCCGCCGCTCTCCGTGGGCCCTGCACAACGAGCTGTTCGTCGACTACCTCCGGGCCGGCCTTTCGACCGCCCGGCTCCTCGAGGAACTCGCCGAGTAA